In the Ricinus communis isolate WT05 ecotype wild-type chromosome 3, ASM1957865v1, whole genome shotgun sequence genome, CATCCGAATTTACCTtagtttttttgttatttactAGAAAATAGTCCTAGTATACCTGAATATAGAATGAAAAAGCTGAACAAACAATTACTTTCATCCTTCAGCAATGAACATGAAATTTTGGACTTTGTGTTATGAAATATAAGAGGCATATATGGATGTGCAAGGCAAATTAACAATCAGCTTTGACAACTTCCAAGTCAGAAATTCTAGCATTGCAATGCCGCTTTACCCTCTCCAGGCTGCACTTTAGGACTTTGTGAATCCTCCGGATCTCCTTCTGCTTATAGGCAAGAGGTATTGTTGTATTTATAGACCGACTCTAGAATTATTCAACAGCGtgtaaatgaaataattaaaaaaattaacttaattgaaattttacatTCTAATGTTGgataaatattcttttgctaaaatttaaattaattaaactaaaaatattgaaaaaatttataaaacttttcttttcattttaaatgaaattaagaTAAAAGGTTTTCCCTAAATGTTATTAAATaacattttcttaattaatatgaaGCCACAAATTTACCTATTCGTTGTTATTTATGCTATTTTCTCTATTAGAAattttctctccttttcttcctctttctttGATGTGTATAAGTTAGTACTTGCAAGTGCATGAACCGTTCttatagtaagggtaagttcactACAAGGTAGATCTTTCAAGCAACTATGAtaccacttattataaaaactaattattaatacaaaataataaaaataaatctaaacactgtAAACCAgtattttgagaaataatattaataaaataaagtaactaaacaataaataaatatgtaatgcATGCTAAAGATAGTATTTAGCCTaaccatttacttagtaatctatttgttttactttaagcctagatctaatgaatgaaacggtgatgtgcctttttctTTAGTCATTCAAACTatgatgcaactaaagttTCTTATGCCTACATACATTGAAGTAAAGTAgatatttctaatatatttaatctaaatatGTTCACAACAATtactattactaaattaatatgatggttaactaacaataataactgaaactaataaatatatgaaggtaaaaaaatcattcattaaataaataaataacaagatccgtacaaaagtaaaaaggctAAACTATATACTTATCAAAACTAGTATAACATATTTTAACCCAATgaatggtattaaatagaaaaatataaaacaataaagtaaaagctCATTCTAAATACAAAATTTCTTTAAGTAGGAAGATGATTGATTCTCATTTTCCACTTCTTGAATAGCTTTTTAGAtcttaaaaagagtaatgaaaactaaactaaagtgTATATGGAAAAactgtatagaaaataatagtgGACAGATGCAGAGAGCAGATAGGAGAGAGCTAAGTAAGTCTCCTTAGAcataaatatacttaaatatactaatataagtctatctaatagataagactatAGGTATATAGAGAAAAGTCATCTTTTAAGTAAGTCTCCTTAgacataaatatactaatataagtctatctgaTAGATAAGACTATAGGTATTCTTATCTCCACCAAGTACTATCccataaataactaaattttaataataatacaaaaagaCTAATATGTCCCTTGGACCTTGTAATTTTCGGGTTGGCCTTGCAAATAGCAATCCATGCGTCTTAATCTTTGACTTTTCTCTCCTATCTGCTCTCTGCATCTGTCcactattattttctatacagtTTTTTCATATAcactttagtttagttttcattactctttttaaCATCTAAAAAGCTATTCAAGAAGTGGAAAATGGAAACCAATAATCTTCCTACTTAAAGAAATTTTGGATTTAGAATGAActatatatagagaaaagtCATCTTCTAATCTCCTTagacataaatatattaatataagtcTATATGATAGATAAGACTATAGGTATTCTTATCTCCACCAAGTACTATCccataaataactaaattttaataataatacaaaatgactaatatGTCCCTTGGACCTTGTAATTTTCGGGTTGGCCTTGCAAATAGCAATCCATGCGTCTTAATCTTGGACTTTCACAAGAACATGTCtaattaagcttctttttaaatattttttttcataattttctcttttaactAATATTACCTGAAATCagacaattaaatttaaatgagttaaaatcacatattttcaccatattatatataaaaatatgtcattaaaattttaaaataatttaaatatctatatataatttagacctatcacttctctttctcttcatACATCACTACGTAATTTCATATATTCAAGTAACTATCCAAttcaaaacaaaactaaaaaataaactcataTCAAATACAAAACCCTTATCAATcaacattactaataatattatcttccaacaataacaaaaatccaaaatccatatcaattaataaaaatcaaacgCTTCTAAACTCGATCTCTTTTTAGAATATGATTTTGTTGTCCTCGTCAATAAAAGGAAATCATATACTCCTTATGTTGTCGTTTTAGTTACCTTCtctttctaaaattgattttttatttaatttttcaaattgcAACTTGAGTTTATTTTGATTGAAGTCTGTATTAATGCACGTTTAATTAAGGCGACAATGCATGAGCCTGATCAAGGCGACAATTTcttttgagaaaaagaaaagctacaTTGAACTCCAGCAATATTTATAGACCAAATTAGACCTTATtccagaaaaaaagaaaattatgggGACGATCCTGACAACGGGCAAGATTAATCAACAAGCCATTGATTTCTGACATCGACGGCTAGGAATCCACTCAGACGAATCCCATTCCATAAAGAACAATACACAGCCTATTGAACCCGTCAGTCAAGTAGATTtccaaacaaacaaaataatgataataatggtaataaaaagaatccaaaaaCTCTATTGTCTGAATCATTGTGATTGAAAGAGTGCTGTTTTTTTTGAAGTATCACTGTATCAGTAATTCAGCATCTCTCTTTCCCTCTCTATCTCTATCAACTCCTTCAGCACTTAAATCAGATTCCAAAAGCAAACTTTTCCTTTTAAGGCCTATGCAAATAGTatagttaaaaaaagaaaagggaagtCCTTTTACTTCAAAACTTTTACGAGCGAGAAAAAGAAACTGTCTTTCTGCACTATCAACTCTTCTTGCGCTTTGGGTCCAAAGATCCAGTACCCATTTGCTGTTGGATTGTTAGTTTCTGAGCCGTCTCATTTGGGGAGGAAATTCAAGCATTTTGGGATTGAATCTCCCTGTTCTTCCTGGGTATGTATTGGGTTTTGTTTCTGTTTGTGTTTATGTAACTTTTTGTTACTTCTTAGTTAGTATTGTTTCCAGGAGTTCATGGTAGATCAATTGCTTGTTTAGCtacatttctttttgtttctgctggtttagtatttttttaagattgagAGAGGGAGTATCATTTTTGAACCCAAGGTTTGGATTGTGTTTTTTTGAGGGCTTAGTCTGGTTTCTATAAAATGCTCTGGATATCAAGgaaaagtttaatttgagtAATCTcgtgttattatattttgagttGGCTCGGATTGATTTCTTGATCTGTAGATATGGTGGTTAGTGGGAGACAATGAGACTGTACCTGATTTGGATACTCATTtttgctttaattttaatagtaGTTTGGGATTCTAAGTTGGTGAGTTTTGAGGTTGATAGTATTATCTTTGGTTGTTTTGGATGGCATCTATAAGGAGAACGTTGTCTCCAGTGCCTCGGGCCGGGGCATTAATGAATGGAGAAGTCTGTCAAGTTCCTTCTCCATTGTCCAAGTCCTCATCATCGGCTCAGAACTTCTCAACATCTAGAGGATTTCTATCCTCTCTTCTTGGTTTAACAGATTCTCAAGCATTTATTCTTGGTATCTTTTCACCAAGATCTTCGAGACCACCGGAAAGGTCAAAATTGAAGGGACAAGTTTGGAGGAGGgctctttttcatttcttactCTGTTTTGTGGTTGGGATATTTGTTGGCCTTACTCCATTTGTATCAATGAATCTATCAACGAATCTTATGTCAAAGAGCCAAGCCTTCTCATTTGAGATGGTATCAACTGTTAAAAATTTCGGTACTTTTGAAGGTATGACCACAAATGCGACACCGATAGCTGAGAGTGAAGGTCTCAAGAACAATGCCACATTGGAGACAGAAGTTAAGCTGACTGACCAGATTTCAATTGATGCACCCATTCACCAGTCAATCCCTGAAGATCTGGAGCTGGCATCTCGGAAGCTTTTGATAGTTGTGACCCCAACTTATGCTAGACCATTTCAAGCTTATTATCTGAATCGGTTGGCATACACATTAAAATTGGTCCAACCTCCACTGTTGTGGATAGTGGTAGAAATGACTTCCCAATCTGAGCAGACAGCTGACATCCTAAGGAGAACTGGGGTTATGTACAGGCATCTTATTTGCAAGAAAAATGTTACTGACATAAAAGATGGAAGCATTCACCAAAGGAATGTGGCTTTGTCTCACATTGAAACTCACCATCTTGATGGGATTGTCTACTTTGCAGATGATGATAACATTTATTTAGCGgatctttttgaaaaaatgagGGAAATGAGGTAAAATTTGGTCCCATACCACTCACTTTATATATGCGTCTTTATATTTGCTATTCTCTTAAATTACACTATATTGGCATCTTCAGATACATATTTCCATAAGCCGAGTCATGCCTTAGTAAAAAGGACTGCAGAGCATTTATCAAGGCATTATATGTTCTGAAATGTGTAGACACACTCAGATATTCAATCCTAAAGTGATGTAAACTGTTGCAAATTGCATGCTGTCACCCACATCTTTGGGAATAgctgtttatttttatttctacttGGCATAATCTAATTCCATAATCAGTATCATATGTTCCacgaaaattaaaatattacctTCCTGTCTTTCGGTCACTCAATCAGTTGATGCTATTTGTAGCATTCAATTGGATGATTTATCCATGCAGTTTCTCTACAATTATTTAGATAGAACAACAAAAGGAAACAATAAATTAGGAAGCTAATTTGGAGATTAAACAAATTCATGATCCaagggaaaaaaaaacatatagaCTCATTTCATGTGGTTATAATGTTTTCAGATTGTTGTGAGATTGCGAAATGCCCATACTAACATGAGATGTAGAAGGTTCATACTTGCTCATGCTACTGAATTtgtcctctttttttttttttttcactataTTACTGGATAATTTCCAGCTGTTTTTAGATGTTTATAGCACTTGCTTCTTTGTTCGAGGTTCTATAGCATTCTTGCGGAAGATGGATCATCCCTTTCTCCCCTTTAGCTTATGatgatttaataatatgtttCTCTGCACTTGTCAATGTGAAAGAATCCATCTTCTTTGTTCCCTATAGGCGTTTTGGGACTTGGACAGTGGCCAAGGTAACGGGGGACAAAAGCAAAGGTTTCCTGGAGGGCCCCATTTGTAATGGATCTAGAGTTATTGGATGGCATGTAAATGAACCAAGTAGGAGATTCCGGAGATTCCATGCTGACATGTCAGGTTTTGCCTTCAATAGTACCATACTTTGGGATCAAAAAAGATGGCGTCGACCCACTCTTGAACCTATTAGGCTGCTTGACACATTCAGGGATGGCTTCCAGGTTAGTATTTTGGTTGTTGCTTGGTTGTGCCTAATCCACATTCAGTGTAATGGTTGCTGCTGCTAGTCCACTgaaattggaaaagaaaatgataaacttTATGGTTTTCCTTTCACActattaataattcaaaatatggGGAATTAGATAAGTGGAACAGCATTATTTTGGCAAAATTATTCACCTGATGGATGAGGATATTAATTAACTTGGGATTGATAGAATAAGCTCATTTTCCATAGCAACagctaaaatttatttcaaccATATTACTCCAGACCATCAGCAATTGCTTGACTAAACTAAGCTCATTTCTAAATAACTGGGATTTGCCTTATGCGATATTTTTCCAATTCTATTATGTTTAAATAACTCCTActgttatcttttatttactttaatggAGAATAAGATAGATTCTCCAACCCGTCGTAACCACCCACCAAGTGCAATGACTGGCACCAAATGTTATCCTTATTGACTTGTCTTGCAGGTTAGCACATTCATTGAACAAGTTGTGGAAGATGAAAGCCAAATGGAAGGCTTACTAGAAGACTGCTCGAGGATCATGGTTTGGCGTCTAAATCTAGAACCACCTAATTCTTTCTATCCTCCCAAATGGTTCACAATTAGTAATCTGGATGTAATTTCCCAGCTTGCATGAAATTCTTGATTTAGGGGAGCCACTGTGACTACTTAAGGTAACCAAGTTTGCTCAGAtgcttttctttaaattttcagATACTCTTTTTCAAGTAGTTAGGTACTAAATTTGCATCAATTCTTTTATCGCAGGAAGGGATTCAGCAAGAATCACAGATCACTTTCATGCAAACCTTTTGGACAGACTCCTGCTGTAATGGTGCCCATCCAAAAGCTGGCTGAAATATATACAGGCACACTTAAATAGAGTATTTGCAGAATGGCATGAACATTTTCATTGTACAGTAGTATCAAATTGTCCATCTTCTGCATTGCTGCTTCTTCCCAAAACAAGTGAGAATTTTTTGACTAGTTAGGAAAAATGGATGGTCAAAATCGTAAAACCATCCTATGAATTCAAACATGGCttgactttctttttttttttttttttccttttccaagTTCAATTTGAGTTGCCATTTTTGTCTTTCATGTATCAACCCATTTTGTTTGCAAAACTCCAAAGCAAATTTGAATATCAGTACTGATTCAGACTCCACAGGTTCCTTCTGTGACACTGATACTGCATGCAATGCATAGTCGTGAATGCCATGAGTAGTGTTGTGGGTAGACCAAGCTAGTGggtttaattaattgatatctTCAGCCTAAAGATGCAAGCTTTTCTTTCGTCACTCTTGTGCTTAATTCACTGTGTCAAGATTCTGTCTAAACTTTCCTTCTTAAGTTAATCATTTGCTTAAACTTGACCAAGTGTTGAAGCTATTGAACAAGTAACAACAATTTGGCAGGGTGAGACGTCAATGCTGAACTGAGTTTTTcgatttatatgtatttaatgtGAAAGCTTACCAAATGTCGTCGATATGTCCGAGTGGTTAAGGA is a window encoding:
- the LOC8271197 gene encoding probable beta-1,4-xylosyltransferase IRX9H isoform X2 — protein: MASIRRTLSPVPRAGALMNGEVCQVPSPLSKSSSSAQNFSTSRGFLSSLLGLTDSQAFILGIFSPRSSRPPERSKLKGQVWRRALFHFLLCFVVGIFVGLTPFVSMNLSTNLMSKSQAFSFEMVSTVKNFGTFEGMTTNATPIAESEGLKNNATLETEVKLTDQISIDAPIHQSIPEDLELASRKLLIVVTPTYARPFQAYYLNRLAYTLKLVQPPLLWIVVEMTSQSEQTADILRRTGVMYRHLICKKNVTDIKDGSIHQRNVALSHIETHHLDGIVYFADDDNIYLADLFEKMREMRRFGTWTVAKVTGDKSKGFLEGPICNGSRVIGWHVNEPSRRFRRFHADMSGFAFNSTILWDQKRWRRPTLEPIRLLDTFRDGFQVSTFIEQVVEDESQMEGLLEDCSRIMLA
- the LOC8271197 gene encoding probable beta-1,4-xylosyltransferase IRX9H isoform X1, with the protein product MASIRRTLSPVPRAGALMNGEVCQVPSPLSKSSSSAQNFSTSRGFLSSLLGLTDSQAFILGIFSPRSSRPPERSKLKGQVWRRALFHFLLCFVVGIFVGLTPFVSMNLSTNLMSKSQAFSFEMVSTVKNFGTFEGMTTNATPIAESEGLKNNATLETEVKLTDQISIDAPIHQSIPEDLELASRKLLIVVTPTYARPFQAYYLNRLAYTLKLVQPPLLWIVVEMTSQSEQTADILRRTGVMYRHLICKKNVTDIKDGSIHQRNVALSHIETHHLDGIVYFADDDNIYLADLFEKMREMRRFGTWTVAKVTGDKSKGFLEGPICNGSRVIGWHVNEPSRRFRRFHADMSGFAFNSTILWDQKRWRRPTLEPIRLLDTFRDGFQVSTFIEQVVEDESQMEGLLEDCSRIMVWRLNLEPPNSFYPPKWFTISNLDVISQLA